The Hordeum vulgare subsp. vulgare chromosome 4H, MorexV3_pseudomolecules_assembly, whole genome shotgun sequence genomic interval CCTGTTACCACTGTACATGCAGTATATGTGTCAGTAACAAGGGGATTCACCTGTACGCTGACATGAGTTAGAGACAAATGAATACACAGGCTCCAACTTACATTTTGTATCCATCAAGCTCCAGAGATTTCAGGGCAACTTCATCTGACTGAAATGACATAATAGAGTAGAGTGAACCAGACTTGTTTAAACAAACTAATAAGCCAACTAGTTATATGTTTCTGAATTCTAAAACTTCTTCAGTTTTCATTAGTAGTTCTCACAGAGATTTCATGGCAAATTCATTTCATCCGAGTGAAATGACATAATGGAATGAATTAGCTCTGTTCAAACAAACTAAGCCAACTAGTGATATGTTCCAACTTCTAAAATTTCTTCAGTTTTCTTAGTAGTTCTTGCATAGAGCAGCAATAGAGAATTCGCTCCACAAGTCCATAAGAGGATAAGGGAATAGCAGTTGTATGATGTAAGGAATTCCAAAATTTTAAATGTCTATCAGTCTGCCAACTGGTCATACTATATGGTGATGAATCATGCAAAGCGAGCCCGCAACCAAAATTGAGGATCAGTGATGGAACACTGACCAAACACATACACCACTGTAATGTACATAGCCCATTCAACAAACAGAAAGAATCAGGTGACAGTGTGACATACACAAAATGGTTAGGAGGGTGGTGCCAACAAGTGCAATATCCAATTTTTCTTGCAACATGCTGATTCAGGTACAAGCAGAACCGAGCTACTGTCAGTCTCTTAACCTCTCTGGTAGTCGGAGCAAATACAGAGGAGCATACGGATGCTAAATCATTACCACGGCATATAACAAACAAAGCGAAACAAGATAGCAGAACAAGCTCAGGGGTAACCTCGAAGGTGACGAAGGCGAGGCCGCGGAAGTTGCCGGAGTCCGGGAAGCGGGAGAGCTGGAGGGAGCGGATGGGGCCGAACCGGTCGAAcagctcccggatctcttcctcggtGGTCGTGTACGGCATGCCGCTCGCCACCACCTTACCGCACTCATAGCTCTCGGCGCCCTCCCCGACCTCCGCCGCCGCTACGGCAGGCTCCTCAGGCgtctcttgctcctgcacctgctCGACCGCCCGctcgtcggccgcggcggcgataggctggccccacttgtccttcttgggcttcTTCCGCTTCTTGCTCTTCTCGGGGTTGGCTTGCGCTCGCGGGATCTGGTCCTCGGCCGCCATGGCTTAAAACCCTAATCTTTCCGGCTTTGccttcgcgccgccgccgccgccgaaacaGGTGCTTTTGCTGGACAGGGTAGTCCGCGGCAGCAGGGCAGGAGATGAAATCTCCACCGTCTATTGCGTTTAAGCTGTCAACTAAAATAATCCCTAACATATTCCGCTTGCTCTCTCGAAAAAATAGAACATATTCGGCTGGCCTTCCGTTAAACTTTCTCATGTTTGACAAAAAAAGTATTACCACGGTTCTGTCACAATATAACATCTTAACAGTTTACTTAAGCTGCATCGTACCATAATATATAACGTTTTAGCGGCTCACTTCTTCCGTCTCATAATATAAGGGCGCGACCAATGCATAGGCTCAGAGTGGTGTCTCGTATGCCATGTAGAATCGAACGTCAGAAAAAATAGGTTCCGATAAAGAAACGGGATCATTTGCAGGAGGCGGGTATTTGAAGAGAAAAAGTGTGATCCAATGTAAAAAGATGAAAAAGTCAGAGTAAAAATTAAAGATGCATGTGTAATagagtttttattttttattctttgATGATGCACACTAGTGATAGCTTGCATTGAAgactaaaaataaaaatagatgCCTCAAACTACTTTTTACCATGAGGCATATGTATCCATATGTCACAATTATACATGCCCGAAGAGCGTCTTTTACACTACACTAGTGtaaaaaacactcttatattatgaAACAAAGGGagtttaatactccctccgttcttaaatataagtatttctaaagatttcactagtaaactacatacgaatgtatatagacatattttagaatgtagattcattcattttg includes:
- the LOC123449876 gene encoding phragmoplastin interacting protein 1-like, which translates into the protein MAAEDQIPRAQANPEKSKKRKKPKKDKWGQPIAAAADERAVEQVQEQETPEEPAVAAAEVGEGAESYECGKVVASGMPYTTTEEEIRELFDRFGPIRSLQLSRFPDSGNFRGLAFVTFESDEVALKSLELDGYKIGNRFMRVERCRITASSKRQKKTEFQSDPEKPDGCLSAYVGNLSWNISEKDLRDFFKSSRIASIRFAIDKRTGDSRGFCHVDFEDDESLEKAVGMNQSELRGRPVKIAYAIINRA